A window of the Phragmites australis chromosome 20, lpPhrAust1.1, whole genome shotgun sequence genome harbors these coding sequences:
- the LOC133901250 gene encoding transcription factor MYB36-like gives MGRAPCCDKATVKKGPWAPEEDAVLKAYIDEHGTGGNWIQLPHKIGLNRCGKSCRLRWLNYLRPNIRHGSFTDEEDRLICSLYISIGSRWSTIAAQLPGRTDNDVKNHWNTKLKRRLLGGRGRHPRVLLPDVPISQPRSYLAASALERMQLGMRLHQRHARLKSGPAFTLYNYSNLGAPLWPSPSPSASPSPAASDSSERQLQQLPVATSTSYSWLWSLTQSSYTGPSVQEAFNGTCTPPLSTSTGETMAAFGVESSNSTPTASSASATFGCMDDEIDMLLGQIQCFGENDHTGEEAAGLDRFFLGAMDHETEDGSVGSWSSCSTPTVDSLFQDYVQGYNQ, from the exons ATGGGCAGGGCGCCGTGCTGCGACAAGGCGACCGTGAAGAAAGGGCCGTGGGcgccggaggaggacgccgtgctcaaggcctacatcgacgagcACGGCACCGGCGGCAACTGGATCCAGCTCCCCCACAAGATCG GGCTTAACAGGTGCGGCAAAAGctgccggctgcggtggctCAACTACCTTAGGCCAAACATCCGGCACGGCAGCTTCACCGACGAGGAGGACAGGCTCATCTGCAGCCTCTACATCAGCATCGGGAGCAG GTGGTCAACGATCGCCGCGCAGCTGCCGGGGAGGACGGACAACGACGTCAAGAACCACTGGAACACCAAGCTCAAGCGGCGCCTgctcggcggccgcggccggcaCCCGAGGGTCCTCCTCCCGGACGTCCCGATCTCGCAGCCGCGGAGCTACCTCGCCGCGTCGGCTCTCGAGAGGATGCAGCTCGGCATGCGTCTGCACCAGCGCCACGCGCGTCTCAAGAGCGGCCCAGCCTTCACCTTGTACAACTACAGCAACCTCGGTGCGCCGCTGTGGCCGAGCCCGTCCCCTTCCGCTTCTCCTTCACCGGCGGCGAGTGATAGCTCGGAGAGGCAGCTGCAACAGCTACCCGTTGCTACTTCCACTAGCTACTCCTGGCTCTGGTCTCTCACGCAAAGTAGTTACACAGGACCAAGCGTGCAAGAGGCCTTCAACGGCACTTGCACTCCGCCGCTGTCGACGAGCACCGGCGAGACGATGGCGGCTTTTGGCGTGGAGAGCTCGAACTCAACGCCGACGGCGAGCTCGGCCTCCGCAACGTTTGGctgcatggatgatgaaatcGACATGTTGCTCGGGCAGATTCAGTGCTTCGGAGAGAACGACCACACcggcgaggaggcggccggGCTAGACCGCTTCTTCTTGGGAGCAATGGATCATGAGACGGAGGACGGCAGCGTTGGTTCTTGGAGCTCCTGCTCTACTCCTACAGTGGACTCATTGTTCCAGGACTATGTGCAAGGGTACAACCAGTAG
- the LOC133902169 gene encoding glutamate receptor 2.9-like, which yields MKAGAAGQLVAGARLSGSAALLSHLLVVILLCLASARGVAGAERGEAAAAAGARRVDVGVILDRTTWVGNISWACMELALEDFYADARYAKYSTRVRLHLRDTAGPDPVDAASAGVDLLKNVRVQAIIGPQTSSQAKFLVELGNISSVPIISFSANSPSRSPSQTPYFIRTGWNDSSQAEAIASLVQKYNWREVVPVFEDDDSNARFIPDLVDTRVSYRCKIHPLAGEDEIKGAISSLKGNWTSVFVVRMSYVLALRFFRLAKDEGMMGQGFVWIMAYGLTDIFDVSGSPALDVMNGVVGVEPYVEDTIKLQNFKQRWREKYRMENPDTKLNDPTVYGFYAYDTVWALALAAEKAGYVDSDFVLSETNNGSTDLDRISASKAAGKLHSAFLKIGFLGMTGTFQIQDWQLVSITYKIINVAAQDIKVAGFWTPEFNISGSLKKKTNLHTIIWPGGSDKAPRGWLLPMNKKLRIGVPAKYGFGGFIRYENGKAKGFCGDVFENVIQALPYDVPIHYEEFGDGKGKSSGTYDELVYKVYLKEYDAVVGDITILANRSLYVDFTLPYTESGVRMLVPVRDQRQKTAWTFLEPLTADLWLGTGAFFVFTGFIVWFIEHRTNWEFRGSPGNQFGSIFYFSFSTLVFAHRERIVNNLSRVAVLVWLFVVLILQQSYTASLSSILTVEQLRPAVTNLDEVIRQGSYVGYLNDSFLPGLLKRLKINESKMIAFNSPEEFNDALSTGRVAVIVDEIPYLKVFLSKYCHNYTMVGPTYKFDGFGYAFPRGSPLTHEISRGILQLASSDKMAQLEQQLYGDTICPDKNDSQTSSSLTLHSFLGLFIITGASSMLALILHVGITLYNHWCDLISAISQSSWRGLPAILFKIFHENDNSSNTPDIDEPRMADVDRTTESPWSTSNHIMENFDSETGMGSPPEGEGTPGREVSVQDPDPLSFAYMHSEG from the exons ATGAAAGCTGGAGCGGCCGGTCAGCTGGTGGCGGGTGCCCGCTTGTCCGGTTCGGCCGCGCTCTTGTCTCATCTTCTCGTTGTCATCCTCCTCTGCCTCGCCAGTGCGCGGGGAGTTGCCGGTGCCGAGCGAggtgaggcggcggcggcggcgggcgcgcggCGGGTGGACGTGGGGGTGATCCTGGACCGGACGACATGGGTGGGGAACATCAGCTGGGCGTGCATGGAGCTGGCCCTGGAAGACTTCTACGCCGACGCGCGGTACGCCAAGTACAGCACCAGGGTCAGGCTCCACCTCAGGGACACCGCCGGGCCGGACCCCGTCGACGCCGCGTCGGCAG GTGTTGATCTACTAAAAAATGTCCGCGTGCAAGCAATCATCGGGCCACAGACATCAAGCCAGGCCAAATTTCTCGTGGAGCTTGGGAACATATCGTCTGTCCCAATCATTTCGTTTTCTGCAAATAGCCCGTCCCGATCGCCCAGCCAAACCCCATACTTCATCCGGACGGGGTGGAACGACTCTTCTCAAGCAGAAGCTATCGCCTCACTTgttcaaaaatacaattggagaGAAGTCGTTCCTGTCTTCGAGGATGACGATTCCAATGCTAGATTCATCCCCGACCTTGTCGACACTCGTGTTTCTTACAGGTGCAAGATTCATCCTTTAGCTGGAGAAGATGAGATAAAAGGAGCTATCTCAAGCTTAAAAGGCAATTGGACAAGTGTGTTTGTTGTGCGCATGTCGTATGTGTTAGCCCTTAGGTTTTTCCGGCTTGCCAAGGATGAGGGGATGATGGGCCAGGGCTTTGTCTGGATTATGGCATATGGTTTGACGGATATTTTTGATGTATCTGGCTCTCCTGCTCTTGATGTGATGAACGGTGTTGTCGGGGTTGAACCTTATGTTGAAGACACCataaaacttcaaaattttaaacaGAGATGGCGTGAGAAATACAGAATGGAAAATCCAGATACAAAACTAAACGACCCCACAGTGTATGGTTTCTATGCATACGATACCGTATGGGCATTAGCATTGGCTGCAGAGAAGGCTGGATATGTGGATTCAGACTTTGTGCTGTCCGAAACAAATAATGGGTCCACTGACTTGGACAGAATCAGTGCTTCGAAGGCTGCTGGAAAACTGCACAGCGCATTCTTGAAGATTGGTTTCCTTGGCATGACTGGGACATTCCAAATTCAGGACTGGCAATTGGTATCAATAACTTACAAGATAATAAATGTAGCTGCTCAAGACATAAAAGTAGCTGGTTTTTGGACTCCAGAATTTAACATATCTGGAAGTCTAAAAAAGAAGACTAATCTTCACACCATCATATGGCCAGGAGGCAGTGACAAAGCACCTAGAGGATGGCTATTGCCAATGAATAAAAAGCTCAGAATAGGCGTACCTGCGAAATATGGGTTTGGCGGTTTTATTCGATATGAAAATGGTAAGGCCAAAGGGTTCTGTGGCGATGTATTTGAGAATGTTATTCAAGCATTACCCTATGACGTACCCATTCACTACGAGGAGTTTGGAGACGGGAAAGGTAAAAGTAGTGGAACTTACGACGAACTCGTCTACAAAGTTTATCTTAAG GAATATGATGCAGTAGTAGGGGATATAACAATTTTGGCCAATCGTTCTTTATATGTGGACTTCACTCTTCCTTATACCGAGTCAGGGGTACGCATGCTGGTTCCAGTTCGGGACCAGAGACAGAAGACTGCATGGACATTCCTAGAGCCTTTAACAGCTGATCTATGGTTAGGAACTGGGGCATTTTTTGTCTTCACAGGCTTTATAGTTTGGTTTATTGAGCACAGAACAAATTGGGAATTTAGAGGATCTCCAGGCAATCAATTTGGATCTATCTTCTACTTCTCATTCTCGACACTTGTATTTGCTCATAGGGAGAGGATCGTGAACAACTTATCAAGAGTTGCAGTATTAGTTTGGCTTTTTGTGGTGCTAATATTGCAGCAGAGTTACACTGCAAGCTTAAGCTCAATTCTCACAGTAGAACAGCTTCGGCCAGCAGTAACCAATTTAGATGAAGTTATCAGGCAAGGGTCCTATGTTGGTTACCTCAACGATTCTTTCTTGCCTGGGCTTTTGAAACGGTTGAAAATTAATGAATCAAAGATGATTGCCTTCAACTCTCCTGAGGAGTTCAATGATGCCTTATCAACCGGAAGAGTTGCCgtcattgttgatgagatacCGTACCTCAAAGTGTTTCTCTCAAAGTATTGCCACAACTACACTATGGTTGGGCCAACTTACAAGTTCGATGGATTTGGTTAT GCATTCCCCCGAGGCTCTCCACTCACACATGAGATTTCAAGGGGAATATTGCAATTAGCATCAAGCGACAAGATGGCCCAACTGGAGCAACAATTGTATGGTGATACAATTTGCCCTGACAAAAATGACTCCCAAACTTCAAGCAGCCTAACATTGCACAGCTTTCTTGGGCTGTTCATCATCACAGGGGCGTCTTCAATGTTGGCTCTGATTCTGCATGTTGGCATAACCCTTTATAATCACTGGTGTGATTTGATCAGTGCCATCAGTCAGAGTTCATGGCGTGGATTGCCTGCCATTCTCTTTAAGATCTTTCATGAGAATGATAATAGCTCTAATACTCCAGATATAGATGAACCCAGAATGGCAGATGTTGATCGTACAACTGAGAGCCCATGGAGCACATCTAATCACATCATGGAGAACTTCGATTCAGAGACTGGTATGGGAAGCCCACCGGAAGGGGAAGGAACGCCAGGCAGGGAAGTTTCAGTTCAGGATCCTGATCCACTATCGTTTGCTTACATGCATTCTGAGGGGTAG